In a single window of the Pandoraea pulmonicola genome:
- a CDS encoding autotransporter domain-containing protein has protein sequence MNHVYRVVWSASLGMYQVASEIASSNGKKSRSVDRRARKVATVAALAVLAATPGPAAAQFVGSIMESDGSISPLDVGSLNGDGWGWTGQQLHVFSTGPRNATLDGAFSSISVDASASLSGSTNGIVINTPAGTSPASSVLVNGNVGGAATGVSVAGELGTLTNNGNITGQTAVSSTGAIGTITNTRLIQGGVTGINVSTAGVAVPARVDLIQNGGTIIGGGRGVYNDSSIGTIRNDAGGLVMSSGGHAIDNQGAIAAIENAGSIQGSSIGVRNLGALIGTLDNSGRITGGAIGVLNGAHIGTLSNSGLISVSGSPSGTDAVENFGTIGSVVNSGSIAGGSAVWAAGVSNGNRIDTLTNQSGGRITGDLGVHNESQTMPSGARSIGVLSNSGVIEGVSAGVRNSGSTITSLVNTAATGNAPAGTISATGAGQFVYGIDNTTVTVSGSVYGASITAIKNGGLISGARAGINNSGSIAVIDNLAGGTITGAQTGIIAGGTIGTINNAGGAVIQGATAIAVVADSLGAIHNAGAILGSVVNTTTQDLTITGATDGTYGTLTGADGASVGTIQNMASNLRFTSGSLVLNDNVMLSPGRTLFNSGAKLRVNQPLSVLGNYQQDAAGTLEIGVSGSAVTTGVYASDTGYGRLVVNGATTLAPGSTIALSSMGYTFAAGQRFIVIDSSLPSTYNENSLRYVVNGSTLVGGGVRQSNGNNVDLVVTLYSPNAVGTIGGTTTLDSGVPASSTGWSFDGRNLTVGGTTFGTITGAVGTVTNNGTLTGTSAFGIGAGVGSVDRFVNEGSIASTGPSNSGFYNGGVVGTLVNNGQITTATLAAVNNSGSMTAFENNGTVTGVSNGLTNLGTLSSVVNKGTVQATNGYGVNDSGRIGQLTNQGLISGFKGLVVNATNGVPATVGVVTNTGTITGALAGISNFGSTITKIDNLAGGSIAALGLANNTAAIENVPLFGTGVQASSIGTISNAGSITSNVYGIRNVGVIDRIDNLASGVITGLTGAIVQEAGASLGTINNAGTIAGDIINNSTQALSIGGAAGTTFGTLAGLGGGNAVGTIFSSRADVYFTRGNLLLNDSVDLGRARTLHNSAALLQVNRPLQILGNYDQGADATLQIGVSGLTEGSYGRLNVSGATSIAQGSTIALQSMGYAFAAGQRYVVIDTVGTVNYNEGTLRYVLNGAPTSLAASGAHVGSTLTVTLFTPQYLGTVDGTTRLVAGMPSGVVPNWSFDGANLSVTGTAQATITGHIGTLTNNGTIVSTMASNSALGIGSSGGQIDSIVNNGLITSSGGLNSGLYAGGVVGSIINGGTIQSDNLGGVNNTGALTSLRNDGLIRGATLGVANTGSLNSLTNTGTVEATVTTSDGVGVWSTSWLGTLTNSGQIKGYTGVMVAASGDVNLPSSLTALDNRGSITGRTAGVANYGGAIAAINNLTNGVITAGTGTAGEFAQGVYNSPKQVGGTLYGGTIGAINNAGLISAAYYGIDNAAAIGTINNQAGGLITGLGGAISNQAPTASIGQINNAGVIAGWVINRSQNDLRIAGATNGTFGTITSFGPTYGGTIVSTNADVRFNGGNLVIGNNFDLAGTRTAYNDASVLQFNKPVQISGNFAQAAGATLQIGVASNAVTTGDMTTDAGYGRLVVSGNTTLAAGSRVALQSLGYSFAPGQRYVVIDTAGTANYNESSLVYRVNGSTTLGATGANVANGNKRDLVVTVVSDPNAGSGDNGGSTPGNGGSTGGGANPGSGITPGGSAGGNTVTRPSFDPRTNATIASAPNAQSALYGLLGYTGISDARLLNLYNATLGSLSDGSSASADRVGKQLAPSQNARAAGAATFDSLGVVNAHVNDLRLAQAGGTGVATGDSGAQWSVWGQAFGGHASQSQRDGVDGYSANYGGLLVGADRAFGDHWRAGGAFQFSRTNINNDGSTSGNSTGVNGYGLIGYAAYTGEPWYVNLSGSVVLQRYDTKRFVTMQGFSGTANGNFNGQQYVASAEFGWPLALGRAVVTPLASVTYSYLNQNSYTETGGNGTALTVGSAGASSVRSALGAKFAVPFETSAGTWVPELSVRWVHEYNRTRQATSASFAADPLGQTGFTSVGATPVSNLADVALGLTLVRSNNLSASIRYDLQAGSGFVSHTGIVRVQQRF, from the coding sequence ATGAACCACGTCTACCGCGTCGTATGGAGCGCCAGCCTGGGCATGTATCAGGTGGCGTCGGAAATCGCGTCGAGCAACGGCAAGAAGTCTCGCTCGGTGGATCGGCGGGCACGCAAGGTGGCAACTGTGGCGGCGCTCGCGGTGCTCGCGGCGACGCCGGGCCCCGCAGCAGCTCAGTTCGTCGGCTCGATCATGGAAAGCGATGGCTCCATCTCGCCGCTGGACGTGGGGAGCTTGAACGGAGACGGTTGGGGGTGGACTGGGCAGCAACTGCACGTATTTTCCACGGGGCCGCGCAATGCCACGCTCGACGGGGCTTTCTCCTCTATCTCGGTTGATGCGTCGGCCAGCCTGAGCGGGAGCACAAACGGGATTGTCATCAACACGCCGGCTGGCACATCGCCGGCGTCTTCTGTGTTGGTCAACGGTAACGTGGGGGGTGCGGCCACAGGGGTGAGCGTGGCAGGCGAGTTGGGTACCCTTACCAACAACGGCAACATCACCGGACAGACGGCTGTGTCGTCGACCGGTGCGATCGGGACGATTACAAATACGCGCCTGATCCAGGGCGGCGTGACGGGTATTAATGTCTCGACCGCGGGCGTTGCCGTGCCTGCGAGGGTCGACCTGATCCAGAACGGCGGCACGATTATCGGCGGCGGTAGGGGCGTCTACAACGACTCGAGCATTGGCACCATTCGTAATGATGCCGGTGGGCTCGTCATGAGCAGCGGCGGTCATGCCATCGACAACCAGGGCGCTATTGCCGCTATCGAGAATGCGGGGAGCATCCAGGGTTCGAGCATCGGCGTGCGGAATCTCGGCGCGCTGATCGGTACGCTCGACAATAGCGGCCGGATCACCGGTGGCGCGATCGGTGTACTCAACGGCGCACACATTGGAACGTTGTCCAACTCGGGCTTGATCTCAGTCTCAGGTTCTCCGAGCGGCACCGACGCTGTGGAGAATTTCGGCACCATCGGAAGTGTGGTCAATTCGGGCAGCATTGCAGGCGGATCGGCCGTGTGGGCCGCTGGCGTGAGCAATGGCAACCGGATCGACACGTTGACGAACCAGAGTGGCGGTCGCATCACCGGGGATCTCGGCGTCCACAACGAAAGCCAAACGATGCCGAGCGGTGCGCGTTCCATCGGCGTACTGTCGAACAGCGGCGTGATCGAGGGCGTAAGTGCCGGGGTACGCAATAGTGGCAGCACCATCACGTCGCTCGTCAACACGGCGGCAACCGGAAATGCACCGGCAGGTACGATTTCGGCGACCGGCGCTGGGCAGTTCGTTTATGGCATCGACAATACCACCGTCACCGTCAGCGGCTCGGTGTATGGCGCGAGCATCACGGCGATCAAGAACGGCGGTCTGATCAGCGGCGCACGTGCCGGTATCAACAATTCCGGCTCGATCGCTGTGATCGACAACCTTGCGGGCGGTACGATCACTGGTGCGCAAACCGGCATCATTGCCGGCGGTACGATCGGGACGATCAACAACGCAGGCGGCGCAGTCATCCAGGGCGCGACGGCCATCGCCGTGGTCGCGGACTCGCTCGGTGCGATCCACAATGCGGGCGCGATTCTTGGCAGCGTGGTCAATACGACGACACAGGACCTGACGATCACCGGTGCCACCGACGGCACGTACGGCACCCTCACGGGAGCCGACGGTGCGTCTGTCGGTACGATCCAGAATATGGCATCGAACCTGCGTTTTACCAGCGGCAGCCTCGTGCTCAATGACAATGTCATGTTGTCGCCGGGTCGAACGCTGTTCAACAGCGGTGCAAAACTGCGCGTCAATCAGCCCCTCAGCGTTCTCGGCAACTACCAGCAGGATGCCGCCGGCACGCTCGAAATCGGTGTAAGCGGTAGCGCGGTGACTACGGGCGTTTACGCGAGCGACACCGGCTATGGTCGTCTCGTCGTGAACGGCGCGACAACACTGGCACCGGGCTCGACCATCGCGCTCAGCTCGATGGGATACACGTTTGCGGCGGGCCAGCGTTTCATCGTCATCGATTCGTCGCTTCCCTCGACGTACAACGAAAACTCGCTGCGCTACGTCGTCAATGGTTCGACGCTCGTAGGCGGTGGCGTGCGCCAGAGCAATGGCAATAACGTCGATCTGGTCGTCACCCTCTATTCGCCGAACGCCGTGGGCACGATCGGCGGGACCACGACGCTCGACAGCGGTGTACCGGCCAGCAGCACCGGCTGGAGCTTCGACGGCAGAAATCTCACGGTGGGCGGCACCACATTCGGGACGATCACTGGTGCGGTCGGCACGGTCACGAACAACGGTACGCTCACCGGCACGTCGGCGTTTGGCATCGGCGCGGGCGTGGGCTCGGTCGATCGCTTCGTGAACGAGGGCAGCATTGCCTCGACCGGTCCGTCGAACTCGGGCTTCTACAACGGTGGGGTCGTCGGTACTTTGGTGAACAATGGTCAGATCACGACGGCTACGCTGGCCGCAGTGAACAACTCCGGTTCAATGACTGCGTTCGAGAACAATGGGACGGTCACCGGCGTATCGAACGGGCTCACGAACCTGGGCACGCTCTCGTCCGTGGTGAACAAGGGAACCGTGCAGGCGACCAATGGTTATGGCGTGAACGACTCGGGCAGGATCGGCCAGTTGACGAACCAGGGTCTCATCAGCGGCTTCAAGGGGCTCGTGGTCAACGCTACGAATGGCGTGCCGGCCACAGTGGGCGTCGTCACGAACACGGGCACGATCACCGGCGCGCTGGCCGGCATCTCGAACTTCGGCTCAACCATCACGAAGATCGATAACCTAGCGGGCGGGTCAATTGCCGCACTGGGGCTCGCGAACAACACCGCCGCTATCGAAAACGTGCCGCTTTTCGGGACTGGCGTTCAGGCCAGTTCGATCGGCACGATCAGCAACGCGGGTTCGATCACGAGCAACGTCTACGGTATTCGGAACGTCGGCGTCATCGATCGGATCGACAACCTGGCGAGCGGCGTGATCACTGGACTTACTGGTGCGATCGTGCAGGAGGCCGGTGCGTCGCTCGGCACGATCAATAACGCGGGTACGATCGCAGGCGATATCATCAACAACTCGACCCAAGCGCTCAGTATCGGCGGTGCTGCGGGAACGACGTTCGGCACGCTCGCCGGGCTCGGCGGCGGCAATGCCGTCGGCACGATCTTCAGTTCGCGGGCTGACGTGTACTTCACGCGGGGTAACCTGTTGCTCAACGATAGCGTTGATCTGGGGCGTGCGCGAACGCTGCACAACAGCGCTGCGCTGCTGCAGGTCAATCGGCCGTTGCAGATCCTGGGCAACTATGACCAGGGTGCGGATGCGACGTTGCAAATCGGCGTGAGCGGCTTGACCGAAGGCAGCTATGGGCGTCTGAACGTGAGCGGCGCAACGTCGATTGCGCAGGGCTCGACCATCGCCCTTCAGTCGATGGGCTACGCGTTCGCGGCCGGTCAGCGCTATGTCGTGATCGACACGGTCGGCACCGTGAACTACAACGAGGGCACGCTTCGCTACGTCCTCAACGGCGCGCCCACGTCGCTCGCCGCGAGCGGCGCCCACGTGGGCAGCACGCTGACCGTCACGCTCTTCACGCCGCAATACCTCGGTACCGTCGACGGTACGACGCGTCTGGTCGCTGGCATGCCGAGCGGTGTGGTGCCGAACTGGAGCTTCGACGGCGCGAATCTCTCGGTTACCGGCACGGCGCAAGCGACGATCACAGGCCATATCGGCACGCTCACCAATAACGGCACGATCGTTAGCACGATGGCAAGCAATAGCGCGCTGGGAATCGGCAGCAGCGGTGGCCAGATCGACAGCATCGTGAACAACGGCCTGATTACGTCGTCGGGCGGCCTGAATTCGGGTCTGTACGCGGGCGGTGTCGTGGGCAGCATCATCAACGGCGGCACCATCCAGTCAGACAACCTGGGCGGCGTCAACAACACTGGCGCGTTGACGAGCCTGCGCAACGACGGTCTGATCCGCGGCGCAACGCTTGGCGTGGCCAATACCGGTTCGCTGAATTCGCTCACCAACACAGGCACGGTCGAGGCGACCGTCACCACGTCCGACGGCGTTGGTGTCTGGAGCACGAGCTGGCTCGGTACCCTCACGAACAGCGGTCAGATCAAAGGCTATACCGGCGTGATGGTAGCTGCGTCCGGTGACGTGAACCTGCCTTCGTCGCTCACCGCGCTCGACAATCGCGGCAGCATCACGGGGCGTACCGCCGGCGTCGCCAATTATGGTGGAGCGATCGCGGCGATCAATAATCTGACGAACGGTGTCATCACGGCAGGCACGGGAACGGCGGGAGAGTTTGCTCAAGGCGTATACAACAGCCCGAAACAGGTGGGCGGCACGCTTTACGGCGGCACCATTGGCGCGATCAACAATGCAGGGCTGATTTCGGCGGCGTACTACGGCATCGACAACGCTGCGGCGATCGGTACGATCAACAACCAGGCCGGCGGCTTGATCACGGGGTTGGGCGGCGCAATTTCCAATCAGGCGCCGACAGCGTCGATCGGCCAGATCAACAATGCCGGTGTGATCGCAGGGTGGGTCATCAACCGCTCGCAGAACGATCTGCGCATTGCCGGTGCGACCAACGGCACTTTCGGCACGATCACGAGCTTCGGTCCGACCTATGGCGGCACCATCGTCAGCACCAATGCCGATGTTCGTTTCAACGGCGGCAATCTCGTCATCGGCAATAATTTCGATCTGGCCGGCACACGTACGGCGTATAACGATGCGTCGGTGCTGCAGTTCAACAAGCCGGTGCAGATTTCGGGCAACTTCGCGCAGGCGGCCGGCGCAACGCTCCAGATCGGCGTGGCGAGCAACGCCGTGACGACCGGTGACATGACGACGGACGCCGGCTACGGACGCCTGGTGGTGAGCGGCAACACGACGCTGGCCGCTGGTTCGCGCGTCGCGCTGCAGTCGCTCGGCTACTCGTTTGCGCCGGGACAGCGTTACGTCGTGATCGACACGGCCGGGACCGCGAATTACAACGAAAGCTCGCTGGTGTATCGCGTGAACGGTTCGACGACGCTCGGCGCGACCGGCGCCAACGTCGCCAACGGCAACAAGCGGGATCTGGTCGTCACCGTGGTCTCGGATCCGAACGCCGGTTCGGGCGACAACGGTGGTAGCACCCCCGGCAACGGCGGCAGCACGGGCGGCGGCGCGAACCCGGGCAGCGGCATAACGCCTGGCGGCAGCGCCGGCGGCAACACGGTGACGAGGCCGTCGTTCGACCCGCGCACCAACGCAACCATTGCGTCGGCGCCGAATGCACAGTCGGCACTGTATGGCCTGCTCGGCTATACGGGGATCAGCGACGCGCGTCTGCTGAATCTGTACAACGCCACGCTTGGCTCGCTCTCGGACGGCTCGAGTGCGTCAGCCGACCGCGTGGGCAAGCAACTGGCGCCGTCGCAGAATGCGCGTGCAGCCGGTGCGGCAACGTTCGATTCGCTCGGCGTGGTCAACGCTCACGTCAACGATCTGCGTCTGGCGCAGGCAGGCGGTACGGGCGTCGCCACCGGCGACAGCGGGGCGCAGTGGAGCGTGTGGGGGCAAGCCTTCGGCGGCCACGCGAGCCAGTCCCAGCGTGATGGCGTGGACGGCTACAGCGCCAACTACGGTGGCCTCCTCGTGGGGGCGGATCGCGCCTTCGGCGATCATTGGCGCGCAGGCGGCGCATTCCAGTTCTCGCGCACCAATATCAACAACGACGGCAGCACGTCCGGCAACTCGACCGGCGTCAACGGCTACGGTCTGATCGGTTACGCCGCGTACACCGGCGAGCCGTGGTACGTGAACCTGTCGGGCTCGGTGGTGCTGCAGCGCTACGACACGAAGCGATTCGTGACGATGCAGGGTTTCAGCGGTACGGCCAACGGCAACTTCAACGGTCAGCAATACGTGGCAAGCGCCGAGTTCGGCTGGCCGCTGGCACTGGGCCGTGCTGTTGTCACGCCGCTCGCGAGCGTCACGTATAGCTATCTCAACCAGAACAGCTACACGGAAACCGGCGGCAACGGCACCGCGCTGACGGTCGGCAGCGCCGGGGCGAGCTCGGTGCGCAGTGCGCTCGGTGCGAAGTTCGCGGTGCCTTTCGAGACGTCGGCAGGAACCTGGGTGCCGGAGCTGAGCGTGCGCTGGGTGCATGAGTACAACCGTACGCGTCAGGCGACGTCGGCCAGCTTCGCCGCGGACCCGCTCGGCCAGACTGGCTTTACCAGCGTGGGCGCCACGCCGGTGTCGAACCTGGCGGACGTCGCGCTGGGTCTGACGCTGGTGCGCTCGAACAACCTGAGCGCGTCGATTCGCTACGACCTGCAGGCCGGATCGGGTTTCGTCTCGCACACGGGCATCGTGCGTGTGCAGCAGCGCTTCTGA
- a CDS encoding glycosyl transferase family 8 — MASVAASGPTPALVAAHEAIVARVNAKDYAGAEVLLREVLAGGVAPMSMWRLHAMVLRAQGKAHEGRDILEMLARQVPGDLSNRFDLAETLLLLGDFERGWREYRYRYSLDHTQSIERKVQRPRWEGQPIPGQTLLIHDEQGYGDTFQFMRMARWARERSQARVIFEVNPETLSIAKRMWGEADIVARGTLPVAFDQHCELMSLPMAMGLKLEELPGDTAYLSADPARVAHWRERLTDVPRPWVAVVWAGRPEHVNDSNRSMALEQLAPLGGSGATFLSIQKGPASAQAATPPAGMSMVSLSDEIRDFEDTAAILHLADLLISVDSSPVHLAGAMGRPVWVLLPFVPDWRWLLDRDDSPWYPGMRLFRQTAIAQWQPVVDRVAQALESFVSAYRHAAS, encoded by the coding sequence TTGGCTTCCGTTGCGGCGTCAGGACCGACGCCGGCGCTCGTGGCCGCACACGAAGCCATCGTGGCACGGGTGAACGCGAAGGACTATGCCGGCGCCGAAGTGCTGTTGCGCGAGGTGCTGGCGGGCGGCGTGGCGCCAATGTCGATGTGGCGTCTGCACGCCATGGTGCTGCGCGCCCAGGGCAAGGCGCATGAAGGCCGGGACATTCTCGAGATGCTCGCGCGCCAGGTGCCGGGCGATCTGTCGAATCGCTTCGATCTTGCCGAGACGTTGCTTCTGCTGGGCGACTTCGAGCGCGGCTGGCGGGAATATCGCTATCGCTACAGTCTCGACCACACCCAGTCCATCGAGCGCAAGGTGCAGCGTCCGCGCTGGGAGGGGCAGCCGATTCCGGGGCAGACGTTGCTCATTCACGACGAGCAGGGCTATGGCGACACGTTCCAGTTCATGCGCATGGCGCGCTGGGCTCGTGAGCGCAGCCAGGCGCGCGTGATCTTCGAGGTCAATCCGGAAACATTGTCGATTGCGAAGCGCATGTGGGGCGAGGCGGACATCGTCGCACGCGGCACGCTGCCGGTCGCCTTCGATCAGCATTGCGAGCTGATGAGTCTGCCGATGGCCATGGGCCTCAAGCTCGAGGAGCTGCCGGGCGACACCGCGTACCTGAGTGCCGATCCAGCGCGTGTCGCGCACTGGCGCGAGCGTCTGACCGACGTACCTCGACCGTGGGTGGCAGTGGTGTGGGCAGGGCGGCCGGAGCACGTCAACGACAGCAACCGCTCCATGGCGCTCGAACAGCTCGCACCGCTGGGCGGGAGCGGTGCGACGTTCCTGTCGATTCAGAAAGGCCCTGCCTCGGCGCAGGCCGCTACGCCGCCGGCCGGCATGTCGATGGTGTCGCTGAGCGACGAGATTCGCGATTTCGAAGACACGGCGGCCATCCTGCATCTCGCCGATCTGCTGATCTCGGTGGACTCTTCGCCCGTGCATCTGGCCGGGGCGATGGGACGTCCGGTCTGGGTGCTGCTGCCGTTCGTTCCCGACTGGCGCTGGTTGCTCGACCGCGACGACTCGCCGTGGTATCCCGGTATGCGTCTTTTCCGGCAGACGGCTATCGCGCAGTGGCAACCGGTGGTCGACCGGGTGGCGCAGGCATTGGAATCCTTCGTGAGCGCTTATCGTCATGCCGCGAGCTGA